The sequence ACCGTCCCGCAGCACCCCCTCGAACCCGCACCCGAAGTCGCGCACGTCGAGCCTGGCCCGTCCGTCCTCGACGCGCAGCTCCACGAAGACCGGCGTCTCACCGGCGTGCTTCTCAACGTTGTGGAGCGCCTCCTGGGCGACCCGGAAGAGCGCCACCTCCACGTACCCGGCTAGGCGCTCCTCACCGATCGCCTCGCGGTAGTAGATCTCCCGGCCGTCCTCCCGCATCCGCTCGACGAGCCGGCGCAGCGCCGGGGCGAGGCCGAAGTCCTCCAGCAGCGGGGGGCGCAGGTCCTCTATGAGGTTGCGTCCGGTGTCGATCATCTCGTCGATGATCTCGCCCATCCTCCGGAAGCTGCGCTCCTCCAGCCCGGTCTGCGGGGCGCGGCGGCGGGCGAGGGTCTGCAGGCGGCGGCTCAGCGCGGTGGCGCGCTGGATGATATAGTCGTGGATCTCGTAGGCGATCTTCCGGCGCTCTTCTTCCTGCGCGAGCAGGATGCCGGCGGCGGCGCGTTCGATCAGGGGATCTTCGCCGTCGAGGTAGCGGCCCTCTAACCCCCGACCCACCAGGACACCGAGCCAGGCGGAGATCGCACGCACCCCCGCCACGCTCCCCTCGCTCCCGAGCGCGGAGCCCCCGGCGACCTCGAGCACCTTACCGCCGGATTCCGCGAGCGGCGCATAGACGGCCACGCCACTCTCGTTCTTCTCCACGAGCACATCCCCCGGCCCGAGCGCCGCGACGCGGCCGGGGTCGGGCCGGGGAGCCGACGCCCCTACCTCGCCCCTGCGCACCTCGGCCAGCACCCGGAGCCGGCCGTCCTCGCACGCGCAGATCGCCGCGCGGTCGGCCGGGACGGCCCCGCAGACGAACCCCAGCAGGTGCCGGGTCGCCGCCGAGCGGAACCGGAGGCCCCTCTCGGCAGCACCATCCACCGTACGCGCCGCGTCGAGCGCCTCCAGGAACAGATCCGCGTCTCGGCCCCGCGCGACGGGCCCGCGTGCAGCGAGAGGATGCCGACCCCGGACCCCCCCGCCGGGGAGAAGTCTAGCCAGAGGCCTTCACCCGCGGGATGTCCATCGCCGGCGTCGCGCAGGCCGAGGATCTCATGCAGGCAACTGCCGACCATCTCCTCCTGCGAGATCCCGAGCATGGAACATGCGGCCGGGTTCGCGGCGAACACCACCCCCTCGGCGGATAAGATGATCAGGCCGGCCTCACACCTCTCGAAAGCAAGCCTGTACAGGCCTTCCTGATCGTAGAAGCGAAGCCCCCTCTCTGCAACATCCACGATACGCCCCCTACTTACCTGTACCGGTGATATTTTAGCAATGTTTCTGTAATAAAGGGAAGAACGATATTCAGAATGCGCCCCGCCTGCCCAGGATATGGGAGACGGTGCGGGCCAGTATGACGAGGTCGAGCCAGATGGACCACCGGCGTACGTAATAGAGATCCATCGTCACCCTCCTGTCGAACTCGAGCTCGCTGCGGCCACTCACCTGCCAGAGCCCGGTTATGCCCGGCGCGACCCGCAGGATCTCGGTCTGCGCCCGGCCTACAGCGGTAGTCAAAGCTATTGACCTGTGTGCGATCATGGAGAAATGAAATCCTACTCGGAAGACCTGCGCCAGAAGATCGTTGTTGCCGTCGAACGCGGCATGTCCAAGTCCGAGGCGGCCCGTCTTTTTTGATATGAGCCTCTCCTCGGTCAAACGTTATGTCAGGATGGCAAGCAGTGAGCAGTCTCTGGCTCCAAAGAAGAGGCCCGGCAGAACCCCAAAGGTGGACGAGAAAATCGAAAAGCTTTTGAGCGAGGATATGAAAGATCGTCCTGCTGCGACCATCGCCCAAAGGCGCCGTTTTCTGGAGGTGATCACGGGCAAGCCTCTGAGCTACTCGACTCTCTGGCGAGTATTGAAACGTCTTGGATGGAGTCGAAAAAAGATCGGTGGGTGCATCGGAGCGAGATGAGTTCAAAAGGGCTGCCTGGCGGGTGACAGTCGCTTCACAGATAGATCCAGAGCAGTTGGTATTTGTAGACGAAATGGGAGCCAACACCTCGCTTTCACAGCTCTACGCCTACTCTCGGGTTGGACAGAGGGCGCAATGCTCGGTTCCTCGCAACCGTGGGAAGAACACGACGCTGCTTTCTAGCATTAGCGTAGAGGGAATGGCTCCCTCCCTTGCAGTGGCCGGTCCAACTGATCGTGCAGTGTCTGAAGCCTACTACGTCGAGAAAGTGCTCGCGCCGACTCTACGAGCTGGACAGATAGTAGTGATGGACAACCTTTCTGCTCACAAGGGGGAAAGAGTCAAGGAACTGATCGAGGAGCACGGCTGCGAACTTCTGTACTTGCCATCCTACTCCCCGGACCTCAATCCTATTGAAGAAGCCTTCTCGAAGGTCAAGGGGCTTTTACGAAAAGCCCAAGCCCGCACCCGCGATGCTCTGGTAGAGGCGATGGGTCGGGCACTATCTTGCTATCAGTGCTCAGGATGCACGAGGTTTCTTTGAGCACTGTGGCTACCATCAGCGGGTTCAGCTTCTATGAATAGTGCTATATGTCGGCGGACTCGCGGGGCAGGTAGGGCCTGGGTCCGACGAGGCTCATCTCTCCCTTCAACACGTTGATGAGCTGCGGCAGCTCGTCCAGACTGGTGCGCCGCAGGAAGCGACCCACGCTGGTCACACGGGGGTCGTGGCGCAGTTTGTGGTAACGCAGGTACTCTTCTCTCGCCTCAGGGTCTTCACAAAGAAGTCGCTCGAGCCTCTCCTCGGCGTCCGGGACCATGGTGCGAAACTTCAGGCAGCGGAAGGCCTTCCCTCCCACCCCCATGCGCCGATCGGAGTAGAGCACCGGGCGGCCGGACTCGAGCCAGACGAACCCGGCGAGGACGACAAACAACGGGAGCAGGACCAGGGAGCCGACGAACGCCGCGAAGAGCTCGATGGAGCGCTTCATCATCCTTCCCCCGGGCCGGAGGAGGTTGTGCCGGATCTCTACGCCGAGATCGCCGCCGAACCCCCCGGTGACGCCGAACTCTCCGAGGTTCCACGGGTCGGAGACCACGGCGACCTGCCTGAAGGAGTAGACGGCCTCCGAGATCAGACGCGCATCGGTCGTGCCGGCCAGTACGATCGTATCCATTCCCCTTTTACGGCAGAGCGCCGCGGCCCCGGCGATCTCCTCGGGACCACTCTCGAGCCCGCTCATCACCACCGGGATGAGCCCGGTCTCCCACTCCTCACGCATCCGGCGCGCGACGCGCGAGGCGTCCTCCGGCTCCCCGACGACGAGGACCGGCTTGCCCCACAGCCCGCCCCTGCGCAGCAGCACCCGCACCCCGGCGCGCACGAGCGGCGCGAGCACCAGGAGCCCGGCGAACCCGGCGAGGACGAACAGGCGGGAGATGTTGCTCCCTATGTGCAGGAAGTAGAAGAAGACGACCGTGACGCCCCCCGCGACGAGGGTGGCGTGGCTCTGCCGCCGGAGGCTCTCTACGACCGATAGGCCGTAGCCGGGATAGAGCCCGGCGGCCGCCCTGAGCCCCACCCACAGGATGATTCCGGGCACGAAGACCAGGTAGGTGAGATCGCTCAGGGGCCCGAGCCCTACGAGGATGTGCACCCAGCGCGCCGAAAGCCACACCCAGACGGCGAGCAGGAGGTCCACGGAACCCAGGGAGAGCGCCGCCACGGCCCGGCGCACCGACTGGCGCCTGCGGGTGTAGAGTGCCGCCCTCTCCCCGCATGCGGGGTTGCGCAGCAGAGCGGGACCTTCGACCCCGATATCGTGGTCTGCGATCTGGCTCAGAGAAACCCCTCCCTGCTAAAGCCCGTCCAACGGTCTCCGAACCGATAACCATTCTAGGGGGAGGGGCCGACGCCCCACATTGGCCGGGTGGCCATTTCCTTCGAAGATCAGATACGAATCGCAGCGAGGAAGGCTTCCTGGGGGATCTCGACGTTCCCCACCTGCTTCATCCGGCGTTTTCCGGCCTTCTGTTTCTCGAGGAGCTTGCGCTTG comes from Rubrobacter calidifluminis and encodes:
- a CDS encoding sensor histidine kinase is translated as MDGAAERGLRFRSAATRHLLGFVCGAVPADRAAICACEDGRLRVLAEVRRGEVGASAPRPDPGRVAALGPGDVLVEKNESGVAVYAPLAESGGKVLEVAGGSALGSEGSVAGVRAISAWLGVLVGRGLEGRYLDGEDPLIERAAAGILLAQEEERRKIAYEIHDYIIQRATALSRRLQTLARRRAPQTGLEERSFRRMGEIIDEMIDTGRNLIEDLRPPLLEDFGLAPALRRLVERMREDGREIYYREAIGEERLAGYVEVALFRVAQEALHNVEKHAGETPVFVELRVEDGRARLDVRDFGCGFEGVLRDGPGGVGIPAMRERMELAGGVLEIESSPSEGTLVRASIPACREGEDGL
- a CDS encoding sugar transferase, with product MIAHRSIALTTAVGRAQTEILRVAPGITGLWQVSGRSELEFDRRVTMDLYYVRRWSIWLDLVILARTVSHILGRRGAF
- a CDS encoding IS630 family transposase, whose amino-acid sequence is MDGVEKRSVGASERDEFKRAAWRVTVASQIDPEQLVFVDEMGANTSLSQLYAYSRVGQRAQCSVPRNRGKNTTLLSSISVEGMAPSLAVAGPTDRAVSEAYYVEKVLAPTLRAGQIVVMDNLSAHKGERVKELIEEHGCELLYLPSYSPDLNPIEEAFSKVKGLLRKAQARTRDALVEAMGRALSCYQCSGCTRFL